One window of the Alphaproteobacteria bacterium genome contains the following:
- a CDS encoding DOPA 4,5-dioxygenase family protein, with translation MPLTHRDPTEITGYHAHIYYGPETRDDARAVRLGIDARFDCILGRWHDGPVGPHPQAMYQVAFGVAVFPQIVPWLMLNRRGLSVLVHPNTDNAVADHDINPLWLGNKLDLDIDALRRFAAEHAKKLAAG, from the coding sequence ATGCCGCTCACCCACCGCGATCCGACCGAAATCACCGGCTACCACGCCCACATTTATTACGGCCCCGAAACCCGCGACGACGCCCGCGCGGTACGACTAGGGATCGACGCGCGCTTCGATTGTATTCTCGGGCGCTGGCACGACGGGCCGGTCGGCCCGCATCCCCAGGCGATGTATCAGGTGGCCTTCGGCGTCGCGGTATTCCCCCAAATCGTGCCGTGGCTGATGCTGAACCGGCGCGGGCTCAGCGTCCTGGTCCATCCCAACACCGACAACGCGGTCGCGGATCACGATATCAATCCGCTCTGGCTCGGGAACAAACTCGATCTCGACATCGACGCGCTGCGCCGTTTCGCGGCCGAACACGCCAAGAAACTCGCGGCCGGTTAG
- a CDS encoding type II toxin-antitoxin system RelE/ParE family toxin encodes MARYRLTVAADSDLSDIALYGIETFGAERAERYLKDIERRFEDLAAAPYLYPAIDHIRPGYRRSVCGVHSIYYRLDGEDVEIVRVLRSQDRDKRL; translated from the coding sequence GTGGCCCGCTATCGGCTGACCGTTGCGGCCGACAGCGATCTGAGCGATATCGCTCTCTATGGAATCGAAACGTTTGGCGCGGAGCGCGCTGAACGTTACCTGAAGGATATCGAACGGCGATTTGAGGACCTGGCAGCAGCCCCTTACCTCTACCCCGCGATCGATCATATTCGACCGGGCTACCGGAGAAGCGTCTGCGGCGTACACTCCATCTACTACCGCCTGGACGGAGAGGACGTAGAGATCGTGCGCGTTCTGCGCAGCCAAGACCGGGATAAACGTTTGTAG
- a CDS encoding iron-containing redox enzyme family protein, whose translation MTEQLMPKEEFFKKLQAARTPAHSSGHPFSNAWKAGELTKDDLGFWAMQMYYYIEDVTRMFSALFTRLPDLQARLLMLENLNGEEFPDRHPDLLLDFAEACGYSRDHVKGAYLRGDVLPSSMAMRSWIFELATVRELSDAAAGIMIALEGQTPTVYPLYIEAGRKMGFTDEQMKFFHVHVEADEGHEEGGLEICARYAYTRELQDRAIATVSNAARMRYQMLTSIYDATVGARQQQAAE comes from the coding sequence ATGACCGAGCAATTGATGCCCAAGGAAGAGTTTTTCAAAAAGCTGCAAGCCGCGCGCACCCCGGCGCATTCGAGCGGCCACCCGTTCTCCAACGCCTGGAAAGCCGGCGAGCTGACCAAGGACGACCTCGGATTCTGGGCGATGCAAATGTATTACTACATCGAGGACGTCACCCGGATGTTCTCGGCCCTATTCACCCGCCTGCCCGATTTGCAGGCGCGCCTGTTGATGCTGGAAAACCTCAACGGCGAAGAATTCCCCGATCGTCACCCTGACCTGCTGCTCGACTTCGCCGAAGCCTGCGGCTACAGCCGCGACCACGTGAAGGGTGCCTACTTGCGCGGCGACGTGCTGCCCTCGTCGATGGCGATGCGCTCGTGGATCTTCGAACTGGCGACGGTACGAGAACTCTCGGACGCCGCTGCCGGGATCATGATTGCGCTCGAAGGCCAGACCCCGACGGTCTACCCGCTCTATATCGAGGCCGGGCGCAAGATGGGCTTCACCGACGAGCAAATGAAGTTCTTCCACGTTCATGTCGAAGCCGACGAAGGCCACGAAGAAGGCGGATTGGAAATTTGCGCCCGCTACGCCTACACCCGCGAATTGCAGGACCGTGCGATCGCCACGGTCAGCAACGCGGCGCGGATGCGCTACCAGATGCTGACCTCGATCTACGATGCGACGGTCGGCGCCCGCCAACAGCAAGCCGCCGAGTAG
- a CDS encoding SDR family oxidoreductase — protein MRWYDGTGKVALVTGATGGIGGAAVRLFLEAGAAVVATGRDQHRVEEVFRDAEHVLALEGDFANEGSARRAVANTLQRYGRIDHVIHCAGAVSAGRIEDTSLAEWHRQLDVNLTSAFLLCRETYSALKASMGCAVLLSSTNGLHGGSPVSGLPYAMAKAGVINLTRYLAKEWAPDGIRVNCVAPGPVDTPMLDRLTDEQHARAKAATLLGRYSTAEECAGMILHLCSDYAATMTGTVTNISAGNVLD, from the coding sequence TTGCGCTGGTACGACGGCACCGGAAAGGTCGCGCTGGTTACCGGCGCGACCGGCGGCATCGGGGGCGCCGCCGTGCGGTTGTTCCTCGAGGCCGGCGCCGCGGTAGTGGCGACGGGGCGCGACCAACACCGGGTCGAGGAGGTTTTCCGCGACGCCGAGCATGTGCTCGCCCTTGAAGGGGACTTCGCCAACGAGGGGAGCGCACGCCGCGCGGTGGCAAACACGCTGCAACGCTACGGCCGGATCGATCACGTTATCCATTGCGCCGGCGCGGTAAGCGCCGGGCGGATCGAAGACACCAGCCTCGCCGAATGGCACCGCCAACTCGACGTCAATTTGACCTCGGCGTTCTTACTTTGCCGCGAGACCTATAGCGCGCTAAAGGCGAGTATGGGGTGCGCGGTATTATTGTCCTCGACCAACGGTTTGCACGGCGGATCGCCGGTCTCGGGCCTTCCTTACGCGATGGCCAAGGCCGGGGTGATCAATCTGACGAGGTATCTAGCCAAGGAATGGGCGCCCGACGGCATCCGCGTCAACTGTGTGGCGCCGGGTCCGGTCGATACCCCGATGCTTGACCGGCTAACCGACGAACAACACGCCCGTGCCAAGGCCGCGACCCTGCTGGGCCGTTACTCGACCGCCGAGGAATGCGCCGGAATGATCCTGCACCTGTGTTCGGACTATGCCGCGACGATGACCGGCACCGTCACCAACATTTCGGCCGGCAACGTCCTCGACTAG
- a CDS encoding LysR family transcriptional regulator, with protein MDLRQLRQFLAAVEHRNLGRAAASLHITTPALSKSLANLETELGVRLVDRGPRGVTPTVFGASLTRHAKTMAAEERHARADIARLQGAEQGRIAVGGTASAGGALLVRALAALSQARPGVRIDVVGGRHGALIESLRDGALDLVVTGFGTDAPDPNLKTHVLADDTYATVVRAAHPLARRRRIAPADVVAYPWVVASNIAEVIPGWARVFTDEGLDPPQPAIASDSYLFIKSVLGEGDFVAVLPRDIIGAADAGVLAVLKIEGIAWSRRVRAVTRARGTQPPAVDVLLETLSRLAA; from the coding sequence GTGGATCTCCGTCAGCTCCGCCAGTTCCTCGCCGCCGTCGAGCACCGCAACCTCGGGCGCGCGGCAGCCTCCCTCCACATCACCACCCCGGCATTGTCCAAAAGCTTGGCCAACCTCGAAACCGAACTCGGCGTCCGCCTTGTCGATCGCGGTCCGCGCGGCGTTACCCCGACGGTGTTCGGCGCCTCCCTTACGCGCCACGCCAAGACGATGGCCGCCGAGGAACGCCACGCCCGCGCCGACATCGCCCGTCTTCAAGGGGCCGAGCAGGGCCGTATCGCGGTGGGCGGCACGGCGAGCGCCGGCGGTGCGCTGCTGGTCCGCGCGCTGGCGGCGCTCAGCCAGGCCCGGCCGGGCGTGCGCATCGACGTTGTCGGCGGCCGTCACGGCGCGTTGATCGAATCCCTGCGCGACGGCGCCCTCGATCTCGTCGTGACCGGTTTCGGCACCGACGCGCCGGACCCCAACCTCAAAACCCACGTGTTGGCCGACGATACCTATGCGACGGTCGTCCGCGCCGCCCACCCGTTGGCGCGCCGCCGGCGCATCGCCCCGGCGGATGTCGTGGCCTATCCCTGGGTGGTCGCGTCCAATATCGCCGAGGTGATACCGGGCTGGGCCAGGGTCTTCACCGACGAAGGGTTGGACCCGCCACAGCCGGCGATCGCGTCCGATTCCTATCTCTTCATCAAATCGGTGCTGGGCGAAGGCGACTTCGTCGCGGTGTTGCCGCGCGACATCATCGGCGCGGCGGATGCAGGGGTACTCGCGGTCCTCAAGATCGAGGGCATCGCCTGGTCGCGCCGGGTCCGTGCGGTCACCCGCGCGCGGGGCACCCAACCGCCTGCGGTCGACGTCCTGCTGGAGACCCTGTCGCGCCTTGCGGCCTGA
- a CDS encoding type II toxin-antitoxin system ParD family antitoxin, translated as MVKKSISVTSQQDDWIKTQIKSGQYGNESEVVRDLIRERLARETELDAIRTALVAGERSGTSTRSVEDIWQEARHRHLSQRG; from the coding sequence ATGGTGAAGAAAAGCATTTCCGTTACAAGCCAACAGGACGATTGGATCAAGACGCAGATCAAGTCCGGCCAGTACGGGAACGAGAGCGAAGTCGTCCGCGACCTGATTCGGGAACGGCTGGCGCGCGAGACGGAATTGGACGCAATCCGTACCGCCCTCGTCGCGGGAGAGCGCAGCGGCACGAGTACCCGGTCGGTTGAAGACATCTGGCAAGAAGCCCGCCACCGGCACCTGTCTCAGCGCGGTTAG